A region of the Acidimicrobiia bacterium genome:
GCGCGGTTCGAAAGCCGCTGCCCGCAGCACGAGACCTCCCCCCAATGAAAGACCGATAAGCGTGACCCGGCTGAGTTGGAAGTAATCCAGAACTGCTTTCACGGGCCTATGCCATTCGTGTGTCATGGGTAGGCCTGCTTCATTGAGCGCCCCGCCCTGACCAGGACCTTCGAACGCGACAATGTCGTAGCCAGCATCGCGCAGATAAAAAAAAGCCGACAGCAACTCTTCGATGTAACTGTCGAACCCGCCGAAGAAAACGATCGTACCT
Encoded here:
- a CDS encoding alpha/beta hydrolase; translated protein: MKPDDADRKIAREKFLGAIREVYGLDQVERHTIPYADDRIEGFLPAYRFTPAQSKGTIVFFGGFDSYIEELLSAFFYLRDAGYDIVAFEGPGQGGALNEAGLPMTHEWHRPVKAVLDYFQLSRVTLIGLSLGGGLVLRAAAFEPR